In Bacillus sp. SB49, a single window of DNA contains:
- a CDS encoding NAD-dependent succinate-semialdehyde dehydrogenase — MIEVTNPYTLEVIDHVPDAGEKEAQEAVDAAHAAFLKWKKTTAYERAEFLMRWHQLIEAHKEELAEIMTKEQGKPLKEAAGEIGYANSFLAWYAEEGKRIYGETIPASSRDKRILVQKQPVGVMAAITPWNFPAAMITRKVAPAIAAGCTVLIKPAEQTPLTAIRLVELAQEAGAPEGIINILTGDAATISDVWLSDSRVRKLSFTGSTEVGKLLMRKSADTMKRISLELGGQAPFVVLADADLDKAVEGAVASKFRNAGQTCVCSNRFYVHESVLDEFTEKLKTAVEQLNVGDGLDPDTDIGPLIDKDGFDKVNKHIQNALDNGATLVTGGSSQSDKGYFVEPTVLVHTTDDMICMKEETFGPVLPIASFSDEEDAIRRANESPFGLAGYLYTENFSKAMRLSEELDYGIVGLNDGLPSTAQAPFGGFKESGLGREGGHFGIEEYLETKYISIGL; from the coding sequence ATGATAGAAGTAACGAATCCTTACACACTGGAAGTGATCGATCACGTTCCGGATGCGGGAGAGAAAGAAGCGCAGGAGGCGGTGGATGCCGCCCATGCTGCTTTTCTTAAATGGAAGAAGACGACCGCCTATGAGCGTGCTGAATTTTTGATGCGCTGGCATCAACTGATAGAAGCTCATAAAGAAGAGTTAGCGGAAATCATGACGAAAGAGCAGGGAAAGCCGCTGAAGGAAGCAGCCGGTGAAATCGGTTATGCGAACAGCTTCCTTGCCTGGTATGCAGAAGAAGGGAAGCGTATCTACGGTGAAACGATTCCCGCTTCGAGCAGGGACAAGCGCATTCTTGTCCAAAAACAGCCTGTCGGAGTCATGGCAGCCATTACACCATGGAACTTCCCGGCAGCTATGATTACAAGAAAAGTGGCGCCGGCAATCGCTGCAGGCTGTACCGTCCTGATCAAACCGGCAGAGCAGACGCCTCTGACTGCGATTCGTCTGGTGGAGCTGGCTCAGGAAGCGGGAGCGCCGGAAGGAATTATTAATATCCTTACAGGAGATGCTGCAACCATCAGCGATGTATGGTTATCTGATTCCCGCGTACGTAAACTTTCTTTCACAGGCTCGACAGAGGTTGGAAAGCTCTTGATGCGTAAGTCGGCGGATACGATGAAGCGTATCTCACTGGAGCTCGGCGGTCAGGCTCCATTCGTCGTTCTTGCGGATGCGGATCTGGATAAGGCAGTGGAAGGCGCAGTGGCATCAAAATTCAGAAATGCTGGACAAACTTGTGTCTGTTCCAACCGTTTCTATGTGCATGAATCTGTATTGGATGAATTTACAGAGAAATTGAAAACCGCTGTTGAGCAGCTGAATGTGGGAGATGGCCTCGACCCTGATACGGACATCGGTCCGCTTATTGATAAAGACGGTTTTGATAAGGTCAATAAGCACATCCAGAATGCTCTGGATAATGGAGCAACGCTTGTAACAGGCGGATCTTCGCAATCGGATAAGGGGTATTTCGTTGAACCGACCGTGCTTGTTCATACGACGGATGACATGATCTGTATGAAGGAGGAAACGTTCGGGCCTGTGCTTCCGATCGCTTCTTTCTCTGATGAAGAAGATGCGATTCGCCGTGCAAACGAGTCTCCATTCGGTTTGGCCGGATATCTGTACACAGAGAATTTCTCCAAAGCGATGCGTCTTTCTGAGGAATTGGACTATGGTATTGTCGGGTTAAATGATGGACTTCCATCTACGGCTCAAGCACCGTTCGGCGGATTTAAGGAAAGCGGACTCGGTCGAGAAGGCGGTCACTTCGGTATTGAAGAATACTTAGAAACGAAATATATCTCTATCGGACTATGA
- a CDS encoding MarR family winged helix-turn-helix transcriptional regulator produces the protein MKRSFQNHISIKLHQTDLKLTSFIKAKLAPYNLAPEQNLIMMLLWEEDGLTQNQIANYLGKDKANIARMASSLEKKGYIERCFRIDDMRSLELHLTESGRMLEAKVTAVTDEINEVVNQTMTEAEMNELDRLLLKMQQSIDE, from the coding sequence ATGAAACGTAGCTTTCAGAACCACATCAGTATAAAACTCCATCAAACCGATTTAAAATTGACAAGCTTCATAAAAGCGAAGCTCGCCCCTTACAACCTGGCGCCGGAGCAGAATTTGATCATGATGCTTCTTTGGGAGGAAGACGGGTTGACCCAGAATCAGATCGCCAATTACTTAGGTAAGGATAAGGCTAACATTGCCAGAATGGCCTCCAGTCTGGAGAAGAAAGGCTATATTGAACGATGCTTTCGGATTGACGACATGCGTTCTCTGGAGCTGCACTTGACGGAAAGCGGGCGGATGCTTGAAGCGAAAGTCACAGCAGTTACCGATGAAATTAACGAGGTTGTCAATCAGACGATGACAGAAGCAGAGATGAATGAACTGGACAGGCTCCTCCTCAAGATGCAGCAGAGCATAGACGAGTGA
- a CDS encoding MarR family winged helix-turn-helix transcriptional regulator, protein MPDSRKVIDLFIEVYFGASEHLRKLEESGPLKNVSSQQLQTLKIIKVEAALTPGRLSNIQGVHKSAISNRIKKLMEKELIQWSETKEDKRSKLVQLTKKGEEIVDRADELIYDSFSFLFEGVKDEDVTTFIHLFEHVKKKLKEREE, encoded by the coding sequence ATGCCTGATTCGAGGAAAGTCATCGACTTATTCATAGAAGTGTATTTCGGTGCGAGTGAACATTTGAGAAAGCTGGAGGAGAGCGGACCTTTGAAGAATGTATCCTCCCAACAACTGCAAACGTTAAAAATCATCAAAGTGGAAGCGGCTCTTACGCCAGGGAGGCTGAGCAACATACAAGGTGTCCATAAAAGTGCGATCTCGAACCGGATAAAGAAGTTGATGGAGAAGGAACTGATTCAATGGAGTGAAACGAAGGAAGATAAGCGCTCCAAACTCGTACAACTTACGAAAAAAGGGGAAGAGATTGTAGACCGTGCAGATGAACTGATTTATGACAGCTTTTCGTTTCTTTTTGAGGGGGTGAAGGATGAAGACGTCACCACTTTCATCCATTTGTTCGAGCATGTCAAAAAGAAGTTAAAAGAGCGGGAAGAATAA
- a CDS encoding YhgE/Pip domain-containing protein, with product MKNIWRIFSRDWKNISKNWVAMILIGGLIVLPSLYAWFNIKASWDPYSQTDQLPVGIVNEDTGATVRDTDIDVGQEVVDNLKDNDSMDWHFDDREEAMDSLEYGDYYAVIVIPENFSEKLGTVISDSPEKSEVEYYVNEKVNAIAPKITEKGASVIVEEVKSNFISEVNGTIAELFNDLGVELEKDLPDIERFEEYVFKLEENLPEIHDMISSSYEDSKSAVDVINDVQALLPEATKVTKDGISTIDETTGFIDDAEARLNELAPQVQEDLEAAQQTAEDVNAFLTDVRSIDFDLDTVNAIKDRIGEQTDASVERLNEVEQLLKQVKAQQEEQQQNAEADSGDNSEDGEEQPPAPQVSTETIDQALATIETIRGDLETVQADSGKIEQQLGEKQEEIDAVLADLQEKSQNTADRIDAFVKEYNDSIEPKVLSEIDKAKNTLANARSILADAQSTIPEIEKILNSTEGNIAEGQDILEYMLNEYPYVNDKVNEMADRIRDIQGETDINEIIELLKNDPEAEQSFFEEPVVLSKNALFPIANYGTGMTPFYTVLSLWVGALLLVSLLSTDPHHGEEYRKYQQYFGKLATFVSIGFLQTLVVTLGNIYILNVDIAAELPFILFGFATSFVFMTIVFTLVSVLGDVGKAAAIVCLVLQIAGSGGTYPVALLPEFFQNIHPFLPFSYAIDLMREAVGGIVPARVKTDFIFLSIFGAAFLLIGTFLKGPLHKRTRSLMKKSRESGLFH from the coding sequence ATGAAGAACATATGGCGCATTTTCAGCCGAGATTGGAAAAATATATCGAAGAACTGGGTCGCGATGATCCTGATCGGCGGCTTAATCGTTCTACCGTCTTTATATGCCTGGTTTAACATTAAAGCATCCTGGGACCCATACAGCCAGACGGACCAGCTGCCTGTCGGAATCGTCAATGAGGATACCGGAGCTACTGTCCGGGATACCGATATTGACGTTGGTCAGGAAGTAGTGGATAACCTGAAGGATAACGACAGCATGGACTGGCATTTTGATGACAGAGAAGAGGCGATGGACAGTCTGGAGTACGGCGATTATTATGCGGTTATCGTCATCCCCGAGAATTTCTCTGAGAAGCTTGGAACGGTTATCAGTGACAGCCCTGAGAAATCGGAAGTCGAATATTACGTCAATGAGAAAGTAAACGCCATCGCACCGAAAATTACGGAAAAAGGTGCCAGCGTCATCGTCGAAGAAGTGAAAAGTAATTTTATATCGGAAGTGAACGGCACGATTGCAGAGCTGTTCAACGATTTAGGAGTAGAGCTTGAGAAGGACCTTCCGGATATTGAACGCTTTGAAGAATATGTGTTTAAACTGGAAGAGAATTTACCGGAAATCCATGATATGATCAGCAGTTCCTATGAAGATTCGAAGAGTGCGGTGGACGTCATTAATGACGTGCAGGCTCTGCTTCCGGAAGCCACGAAAGTGACGAAAGACGGTATTTCCACCATTGATGAAACGACAGGATTCATAGATGATGCAGAGGCACGACTAAATGAACTGGCACCACAAGTACAAGAGGATCTCGAAGCTGCCCAGCAGACAGCAGAGGATGTAAATGCGTTTCTTACTGATGTGCGCTCCATTGATTTTGATTTGGATACGGTCAACGCCATCAAGGATCGAATCGGTGAACAGACGGATGCATCCGTGGAACGTCTGAATGAGGTAGAGCAGCTTCTGAAGCAAGTGAAAGCTCAGCAGGAGGAGCAGCAGCAAAATGCCGAGGCGGACTCCGGGGACAATTCAGAAGATGGAGAAGAACAGCCTCCTGCTCCACAGGTTTCCACAGAAACAATCGATCAGGCGCTTGCCACAATAGAAACGATTCGTGGAGACTTGGAGACGGTCCAGGCGGACAGCGGCAAGATCGAACAGCAGCTGGGTGAGAAGCAGGAAGAAATCGATGCTGTGCTTGCCGACCTGCAGGAGAAATCCCAAAATACCGCGGACCGGATTGATGCTTTTGTGAAAGAATATAATGATTCGATTGAACCGAAAGTATTGTCGGAAATAGATAAGGCGAAGAATACGCTTGCTAATGCGAGAAGTATTCTGGCTGACGCCCAATCGACTATTCCGGAGATTGAAAAAATACTGAACAGTACCGAAGGAAACATTGCCGAAGGTCAGGATATCCTTGAATATATGCTGAATGAGTATCCTTACGTCAACGACAAAGTGAATGAAATGGCGGATCGAATCCGTGATATTCAAGGGGAAACGGACATTAATGAGATCATCGAGCTTCTGAAAAATGATCCGGAGGCCGAACAGAGCTTTTTCGAGGAGCCGGTCGTATTGAGTAAGAACGCCTTGTTCCCGATTGCCAACTACGGTACGGGGATGACGCCTTTCTATACCGTGTTGTCCTTGTGGGTCGGAGCATTGCTGTTGGTATCCTTGTTATCGACGGATCCTCATCACGGCGAAGAATACCGAAAGTACCAGCAGTACTTTGGGAAGCTTGCTACCTTTGTGAGCATCGGATTTCTGCAGACGCTTGTCGTAACGCTTGGTAACATTTACATCCTGAATGTAGATATAGCTGCAGAGCTTCCGTTCATCTTGTTTGGATTCGCAACGAGTTTTGTCTTTATGACCATTGTGTTTACACTGGTATCCGTTCTTGGGGACGTTGGGAAAGCAGCAGCGATCGTATGTCTCGTTCTGCAGATTGCAGGTTCAGGCGGGACGTATCCAGTCGCCTTACTTCCGGAATTCTTCCAGAATATCCATCCGTTTCTTCCGTTTTCCTACGCGATCGACCTGATGAGGGAAGCGGTAGGCGGTATCGTACCAGCCCGGGTGAAGACAGACTTTATCTTTCTGTCTATCTTCGGCGCAGCATTCCTGCTTATCGGTACGTTCCTGAAAGGGCCGCTCCATAAGCGTACGCGGAGTCTGATGAAGAAATCACGGGAATCAGGATTGTTCCATTAA
- a CDS encoding NADH:flavin oxidoreductase produces the protein MSNTNVSVKPLFETFHSDKIQLKNRTVMAPMTRGFSPGGIPGEDVAAYYRRRAEGDVGLIITEGVGINHPSSVSGDSIPLFHGDALDGWAKVVKEVHEAGGKIAPQLWHVGMTRKPGELPNKEAAPIGPSGLTLDGVQVSEPLTVEEIEGLVQSYAQAAADAKRIGFDAIELHGAHGYLIDQFFYEHTNKRTDRYGGDLVGRTQFAVEVIEACRKAVGPDFPIIFRFSQWKMNDYQAKLAATSEELNQFLQPLSDAGVDIFHCSTRRFWEPEFEGSEMNLAGWTKKLTGKPAISVGSVGLDGTFTSFQAANTTSLDGLIEKLDQDEFDLIAIGRSLLQDPEWVKKVEEGRVNDLLPFDKDALTKLY, from the coding sequence TTGAGTAATACGAATGTATCTGTTAAACCTTTATTCGAAACTTTCCATAGTGACAAAATACAATTAAAAAACCGCACGGTGATGGCGCCGATGACGCGCGGCTTCTCCCCGGGAGGCATTCCTGGCGAAGACGTGGCTGCCTATTACCGCCGCCGCGCTGAAGGGGATGTTGGTCTTATCATCACCGAAGGAGTCGGAATCAATCATCCGTCTTCTGTTTCCGGTGACAGCATCCCGCTCTTCCACGGAGACGCGTTGGACGGCTGGGCTAAAGTCGTAAAAGAAGTGCATGAAGCGGGAGGGAAAATTGCTCCACAGCTGTGGCACGTCGGAATGACACGAAAACCTGGAGAACTGCCGAACAAAGAAGCCGCACCAATCGGACCGTCTGGTTTGACCCTTGATGGGGTGCAAGTATCCGAACCGCTTACGGTCGAAGAAATCGAGGGGCTGGTTCAGTCATACGCGCAGGCTGCTGCCGATGCGAAGCGTATCGGTTTTGATGCCATCGAGCTTCACGGAGCACATGGATACTTGATCGACCAATTCTTCTATGAGCATACGAACAAGCGCACCGACCGTTACGGTGGTGATTTGGTCGGCCGTACGCAATTTGCAGTCGAAGTCATTGAGGCATGCCGTAAAGCCGTCGGCCCGGATTTCCCTATTATCTTCCGTTTCAGTCAGTGGAAAATGAATGACTATCAAGCAAAACTTGCAGCAACGTCAGAGGAATTAAATCAATTCCTTCAGCCGCTTTCTGACGCTGGAGTCGACATCTTCCACTGCTCTACCCGTCGATTCTGGGAACCGGAATTTGAAGGCTCTGAAATGAACCTTGCCGGATGGACGAAGAAACTGACCGGAAAACCTGCTATTTCTGTCGGTTCTGTCGGATTGGACGGAACATTTACAAGTTTTCAGGCGGCAAATACGACGAGTCTGGACGGTCTCATTGAAAAACTGGACCAGGACGAATTCGATTTGATTGCCATCGGTCGTTCTCTGCTTCAAGATCCGGAATGGGTTAAGAAAGTAGAGGAAGGCAGAGTAAATGATCTGCTTCCATTTGATAAAGACGCGTTAACGAAGTTATATTAA
- a CDS encoding helix-turn-helix transcriptional regulator — translation MNKIKLARLEKDLTQAQLAKRVQATRQTIGLIEKGTYNPSLQLCIAIAKELDKTLDDLFWEES, via the coding sequence GTGAACAAAATCAAACTGGCACGTCTAGAAAAGGATTTGACTCAAGCCCAGCTTGCCAAACGTGTCCAAGCGACAAGACAGACAATCGGCCTGATTGAGAAAGGCACCTATAACCCCAGCCTTCAGCTCTGTATCGCGATTGCCAAAGAACTTGATAAAACATTAGATGATTTATTCTGGGAGGAATCATAA
- a CDS encoding MerR family transcriptional regulator, with protein MRRKFRIGEIAGLFQLPASTLRYYDEIGIFKPKYTDDSSRYRYYTVDQFPVLDTIIFMKKNGFTMKDIQEQLKERTPENTKERLERKLDEVRMEKLRLSIVEEKIKNKISTIEQGLTLMSQPSMTYQWFPERPVSYIYNDEPIDLKEASDDIYVKDLEYHSLSGIMYDGFFTGDFGTIADMDSLDGEGPVKYRSVFELLHKDKEKPESSFLAEGMYACYPHKGKYEAIKQSYRFMLEQLKIEGCEIIGNAVEISLLDESVIRNEKDYMTWIQIPVRKND; from the coding sequence ATGAGAAGAAAGTTCCGTATAGGAGAGATTGCCGGCCTCTTCCAGTTACCTGCATCAACGCTGCGTTATTACGATGAAATCGGCATTTTCAAGCCGAAATACACGGATGACTCAAGCAGATATCGTTATTATACCGTCGATCAGTTTCCGGTATTGGATACCATCATCTTTATGAAAAAGAATGGATTTACTATGAAGGATATTCAGGAGCAGCTGAAAGAGAGGACTCCTGAAAATACGAAAGAACGGTTGGAGCGGAAGCTGGATGAAGTGAGAATGGAAAAGCTGCGGCTATCGATAGTAGAAGAAAAGATTAAGAATAAAATTTCGACCATAGAACAGGGCCTTACATTAATGTCGCAGCCCTCTATGACCTATCAATGGTTTCCTGAACGGCCCGTTTCCTATATATATAATGATGAGCCGATTGATTTGAAGGAGGCTTCCGACGACATCTACGTGAAAGATTTGGAATATCATTCCTTGTCAGGGATCATGTATGACGGATTCTTCACGGGGGACTTCGGCACGATTGCAGATATGGATAGTCTGGATGGTGAGGGACCGGTAAAGTATCGCTCAGTCTTTGAACTCCTGCACAAGGATAAGGAAAAACCGGAGTCATCCTTTTTAGCAGAAGGGATGTATGCGTGTTATCCCCATAAAGGGAAGTATGAAGCAATAAAGCAAAGTTATCGGTTTATGTTGGAGCAGCTGAAAATAGAAGGCTGTGAAATAATAGGAAACGCTGTGGAAATCAGCCTGCTTGATGAATCGGTGATCCGCAATGAGAAGGATTATATGACATGGATCCAAATACCTGTCCGTAAAAATGATTGA
- a CDS encoding MATE family efflux transporter, with protein MMTNTHSILQHQPVKKVFFQYFFPSLFGMMLMSINILIDGIFVGNGVGAEGLAGVNLAMPVFSLIFSIALWIGIGGGTLYSIRIGERQMEQARSVFSLSLITTILILALIGTVGYFQVEAAARMLGANAETLSHTVEYLQVLFSLGWLIALQQLLSIFVRNDGGPVLSMVALGITAVTNIGLNYYMIFILGLGVFGAALATILASVLGIFVLLIHFFRSDTKLRPFAFQWSWSGLGAIFSIGFPSFLAEAGALVFVAAYNLAIVSMLGTDGVAAFSVINYLHGFMFLSFFGIESALQPMISYYHGAKERGRIRESVKIGEVTALVMGVVLLVVGLLAAPLLVSLFGLESQHVRSLAVDGIRLFFIAYLFLGFNFVYMTYFQSIGQIRSSTIIILLRSFVLLLLFLWILPLFLGPAGVWLSLPMAEMVVAFLLVIYVRRRVVNHIGGA; from the coding sequence ATGATGACAAATACACACAGCATTTTGCAGCATCAACCAGTAAAAAAAGTATTCTTCCAGTATTTCTTTCCCTCTTTGTTCGGAATGATGCTGATGTCCATCAATATCCTGATCGACGGAATTTTCGTCGGTAACGGGGTCGGTGCGGAAGGTCTTGCCGGCGTCAATTTAGCCATGCCGGTTTTCTCGCTTATTTTTTCCATTGCTTTATGGATCGGTATCGGTGGCGGAACGCTGTATTCCATCCGGATCGGGGAACGTCAGATGGAACAGGCGCGGAGTGTTTTTTCCCTGTCTCTTATAACGACGATCCTCATCCTTGCTCTCATCGGTACGGTCGGATATTTTCAAGTGGAAGCGGCAGCCCGAATGTTAGGGGCGAACGCAGAGACGCTCTCACATACAGTGGAGTACTTACAGGTCCTTTTCTCCCTTGGGTGGCTTATTGCCCTGCAGCAGCTGCTTAGTATATTCGTTAGAAACGATGGAGGCCCTGTGCTTTCGATGGTTGCACTTGGGATAACAGCAGTCACCAATATCGGTTTGAATTATTATATGATTTTCATATTGGGTCTGGGCGTGTTTGGTGCTGCCTTGGCCACCATTCTTGCGAGTGTTCTCGGTATTTTTGTTTTACTCATCCATTTCTTTCGCAGTGACACAAAACTCCGACCTTTTGCTTTCCAGTGGAGCTGGTCTGGTCTGGGTGCGATTTTCTCGATCGGATTTCCAAGCTTCCTTGCAGAGGCGGGGGCGCTTGTCTTTGTTGCAGCGTATAACCTGGCAATCGTAAGCATGCTCGGAACGGATGGAGTCGCCGCTTTCTCCGTTATCAATTATTTGCACGGCTTCATGTTCCTGTCGTTCTTCGGAATCGAATCGGCGCTTCAACCGATGATCAGTTATTATCACGGCGCTAAAGAGAGAGGCCGGATTCGGGAGAGTGTGAAGATTGGGGAGGTTACTGCTTTGGTAATGGGCGTCGTACTGCTTGTTGTCGGACTTCTCGCAGCGCCGCTTCTCGTATCGTTGTTCGGTCTTGAGTCTCAACACGTCCGCTCGCTCGCCGTAGACGGGATTCGATTGTTCTTTATTGCTTATTTATTCCTTGGCTTCAACTTTGTTTATATGACCTATTTTCAATCGATCGGACAGATCCGCTCTTCCACCATCATCATTCTGCTCAGAAGCTTTGTACTTCTGCTTCTGTTCTTATGGATTCTGCCGCTGTTCCTCGGGCCAGCCGGCGTTTGGCTGTCTTTGCCGATGGCGGAGATGGTTGTTGCATTCTTGTTGGTTATTTATGTGAGAAGACGCGTAGTAAATCACATAGGCGGTGCTTAA
- a CDS encoding GNAT family N-acetyltransferase, with the protein MIEEWYTERLHLRPCKEADAPYLFAVWSDPEVAEFMNIEPFSSRDQAVRMIAFMNALAEKGEAIRYSLETKNAGRIIGSCGYNAVNDSAGTVEIGYEIAKAYWRQGYGTEVVSTLVDHAFHRWGMEQVEAKVHPQNEPSTRLLEKLGFIFSGTLWEEDEATGGKEEMLRYVKRKFHD; encoded by the coding sequence TTGATAGAAGAATGGTACACCGAACGATTACATCTGCGTCCATGTAAAGAAGCAGATGCGCCGTACCTATTCGCTGTATGGTCCGATCCGGAGGTTGCGGAATTTATGAATATCGAACCATTCTCCAGCCGGGATCAAGCCGTCCGTATGATCGCTTTTATGAATGCACTGGCTGAAAAGGGAGAAGCCATTCGTTATTCCCTCGAGACTAAAAACGCAGGACGTATCATCGGGTCCTGTGGTTATAATGCGGTGAACGATAGTGCCGGAACAGTAGAAATCGGGTATGAGATCGCCAAGGCTTACTGGCGGCAGGGCTATGGTACAGAAGTAGTTTCCACTCTTGTAGATCATGCGTTTCATCGCTGGGGGATGGAGCAGGTGGAAGCCAAAGTACATCCTCAGAATGAACCATCGACCCGCTTGTTGGAGAAGCTTGGCTTTATCTTTTCAGGCACATTATGGGAGGAAGATGAAGCCACTGGCGGGAAGGAAGAAATGCTTCGTTACGTTAAAAGGAAGTTCCATGACTGA
- a CDS encoding cob(I)yrinic acid a,c-diamide adenosyltransferase — protein MARAKRKGLTLVYTGDGKGKTTAAVGLTVRAVGQGMNVKILQFIKSKKRSYGEMKALEKLGVEMVQLGEGFTWLKTPDVHREALKSGWAEAKQTVMSGEYDVVVLDEINNALAIDTFPVDDVLPLEEVQELIRHKPEHVHLVLTGRSAKEEIKELADLVSNVHVEKHYYDEGVPAVRGIEY, from the coding sequence ATGGCAAGAGCAAAACGGAAAGGATTGACTCTGGTTTACACCGGAGATGGAAAAGGAAAGACAACAGCTGCCGTCGGACTGACGGTGAGAGCGGTCGGGCAGGGAATGAACGTAAAAATCCTCCAATTCATCAAATCGAAGAAACGGAGCTATGGAGAAATGAAGGCGCTTGAGAAGCTGGGTGTGGAAATGGTGCAGCTCGGAGAGGGGTTCACCTGGCTGAAAACTCCGGATGTACATAGGGAAGCGTTGAAGTCCGGGTGGGCGGAAGCGAAACAAACTGTCATGTCCGGCGAGTATGACGTGGTCGTCCTTGATGAAATAAACAATGCCCTGGCGATCGACACATTCCCGGTCGATGATGTACTGCCATTGGAGGAAGTGCAGGAGCTGATCCGCCATAAACCGGAGCACGTTCATCTTGTCCTTACAGGGAGAAGTGCCAAGGAGGAAATTAAGGAGCTGGCCGATCTTGTTTCCAATGTGCACGTCGAGAAGCATTACTACGATGAAGGAGTGCCGGCGGTGCGCGGCATTGAATATTGA
- a CDS encoding cobyrinate a,c-diamide synthase translates to MRKRLVIAGAASGAGKTTITLGLMAAWKQQGWNVQGFKCGPDYIDPSLHKAVTGRPARNLDSWMLPDDVLAEVFQKGSDTADISIVEGVMGLYDGKYATSNQGSTAEISQKIDAPIILVVDCSKMARSAAAIVKGYQLFDDTTDIAGVIASKVGSEGHYRIIKEAVEQACGIPVCGYLPRMEDLEMPERHLGLIPAIERGELDDLFNKMGRAVMETVDMERLLQISESKPWMEVPPSPLFQQQASSSLKIAIAEDKAFNFYYPENLELLEARGVEVLRFSPLAGEKIPKVADGVYLGGGFPELYAERLSEQKDMRKAFLARVEEGLPVLAECGGFMFLTKAIDGHAMVGAISGDMHMQEKLAAVGYREIHGGPGNFLLPEGETARGHEFHYSVYRPDEEHTPAYFVKGTFGEGTEGVIHKNIVAGYTHIHFASNPSVVDAFLNKCREVRNS, encoded by the coding sequence ATGAGAAAACGCTTGGTGATAGCCGGCGCAGCCAGCGGTGCCGGTAAAACGACGATTACACTCGGGTTAATGGCGGCATGGAAGCAGCAGGGATGGAACGTACAGGGATTCAAGTGCGGACCGGATTATATCGATCCCAGTCTTCATAAAGCGGTAACGGGGCGGCCGGCGCGGAACCTGGATAGTTGGATGCTTCCGGATGACGTGTTGGCGGAAGTGTTTCAAAAAGGAAGTGACACGGCAGATATCTCGATTGTCGAAGGAGTCATGGGACTGTACGACGGTAAGTACGCGACATCCAATCAAGGGTCGACCGCGGAAATCAGTCAGAAAATTGATGCACCTATCATTCTTGTCGTTGACTGCAGTAAGATGGCAAGAAGCGCCGCAGCCATCGTGAAAGGATACCAGTTATTTGATGACACGACGGACATTGCCGGTGTCATTGCAAGCAAAGTCGGAAGCGAAGGGCACTATCGGATTATCAAAGAAGCGGTAGAGCAGGCGTGTGGCATCCCGGTGTGCGGGTATCTGCCTCGAATGGAAGATTTAGAGATGCCGGAACGACACCTTGGGTTGATCCCAGCCATTGAAAGGGGAGAGCTTGATGACCTTTTTAACAAGATGGGAAGAGCCGTCATGGAAACCGTAGATATGGAGCGACTGCTGCAGATAAGTGAGAGTAAGCCTTGGATGGAGGTTCCCCCTTCGCCGTTATTTCAACAGCAGGCTTCTTCTTCTCTTAAGATAGCGATTGCGGAGGATAAGGCGTTCAACTTCTATTACCCGGAAAATCTCGAACTTTTGGAGGCGCGCGGTGTAGAAGTGCTTCGTTTTTCTCCGTTAGCTGGAGAGAAAATTCCTAAAGTGGCGGACGGCGTTTATCTGGGCGGCGGCTTTCCTGAACTTTATGCCGAACGACTCTCGGAACAGAAAGACATGAGAAAAGCGTTCCTGGCTCGCGTCGAAGAAGGGCTTCCTGTCCTAGCGGAATGTGGGGGATTCATGTTTTTAACAAAGGCCATCGACGGACATGCCATGGTTGGGGCTATTTCCGGGGACATGCATATGCAGGAAAAGCTGGCTGCTGTCGGATACAGGGAAATCCATGGAGGACCCGGGAATTTTCTTCTTCCTGAAGGGGAAACTGCAAGAGGTCACGAGTTCCACTATTCTGTATATCGCCCGGATGAGGAGCATACGCCGGCCTACTTCGTTAAAGGAACATTCGGAGAAGGGACAGAAGGAGTCATTCATAAGAATATTGTCGCCGGGTACACGCATATACACTTTGCATCGAACCCATCCGTTGTGGATGCTTTCCTGAATAAATGCAGGGAGGTTCGCAATTCATGA